GCCAGCGCGATATAAAAGGCATCGATCCGCTCGAGGCCGCGGAACACGCGCAGCAAGAGCATCAGCACGATCGTCGCGCAGATCGCCAGCTCCGTGCGGAAAGCCGGCAAGCTCAGCGCCACGGTATTGTGCAGCAGTGAATCGACGAGTTGCGAAAGTGAATTCACGTCTTGTTGTCAGTTATGGTGCGCGGACGCGGTCTCGGCGGCGAGAGTAGCACTTGTCCGTAATTCCGCGCTAGCGGTCGTTCCGCCGGATTCGGTCGGCGCGTCTTTCACGGTCTTCGTCCACTCGGCGAGGTCAGTGACCGACTTGTTCACGCTGGGGGTCATGTAATTGAAAATCGCCTGCGGATAGACGCCTAGCAGAATCGCAAAGGCCAATAGCGGCGCGGCGATCGCCAACTCGCGCCTCGTCATCGGAGTAAGGTGATCGCCGTGCGGGCCCTTATATTCGGGGCCAAGATAAACGCGCTGGATCGTCCACAAAATGTAGCCCGCCGTGAGAATCACCACCGAGGCGGACAAAACGGCCAGCGTATGGCTGAAGTTCCAGACCGAGAGTGTCACCAGCACCTCGCCGATGAATCCGCACAGGCCCGGCAGCCCCAACCCGGCGAAGAAAATGCCGATCGCGATGCCGCTGTAGACGGGCATCTTTGCGAACAGCCCGCCGAACTGGTCGAGATTGCGATGATGCACTCGGTCGTAGATCACGCCGACCAGAAAGAACATGCCGGCCGAGCTGATGCCGTGGGCAATCATCTGGAACATCGCGCCGTTGACGCCTTGCGCCCAGTAATCCGGGTTGAAATCGTACTTTCTCGTGGCGCTCCAAACTCCGAGGCCGAGCACGACGTATCCCATGTGGCTCACCGAGCTATAGGCCACCAAGCGCTTGAAATCCTTCTGGGCCATCGCGGCGAACGCCCCGTAGATCATGCTCACCACGCCGACGCCGCAGACAAACCAGGCCAGATCGTAACCGGCGTCGGGGCAGATCGGATAGCAAATGCGGATGATGCCGTAGCCTCCCATCTTCAAGAGCACGCCGGCGAGGATCATCGATATCGGGGTCGGGGCCTCGACGTGCGCATCGGGGAGCCAGGTGTGCAGCGGCACGGCCGGCACCTTGATCGCGAAGCCGATGAAGAGCAGCAAGAAGGCCCACCATTGCAGGTTCTTGCCCCACAGCAGCGGCTTGTGAATGTATTTGCCGTCGACCATCTCGCCGCTGAACGGCGATTCCGCAAGCTGCCCCATTTTGGTGAGGGCCAGGATATTGAACGTGTGCTGTGGCTCCGTCGAGGACCGAATGGAACTGGCAGCCTCGGGAGTGTCGGCCACCTTCGCCACGACCAATTGATCCGCCGAGAGCAGCCGCAGGTCGCTATTGAAATACAGCATCAAAATGGCGATCAACATAAACACGCTGCCGAGCAACGTGTACAGGAAGAACTTGATTGCCGCGTACTCGCGCCGCGGGCCGCCCCAAACGCCGATCAGGAAATACATCGGCAGCAGCATCACTTCCCAAAACACATAGAACAGAAAGAAATCGAGCGCGAGAAAGACACCGAGCATCCCTGTTTCCAAGAGCAGAAACAGGATGCAATACGCCCGCATCGCCTTCGTGATCGGCCAGCTTGCAGCCATCGCCAGCATGCTCAAGAACGACGTGAGCAGCACCAGCGGCAGGCTGATGCCGTCGAGCCCCATGAAGTAGAAGATCTTGAACGAGCTGATCCAAGGCAAGGAGAACGTATCCTGCATCGCGGCTTGCCCGACTGAGAAGCCGGTGCTTCCCGCCGCACCATTCGCGCCAGATGCCGACGGCCACGCCAAGAGCACCGTCAGCAGGAACACCGCGCCTGTTACGATCAGCGAAAAGAGCCGCATCGCCTCGGGCCGGTCCTTAGGAAAGAACGCCAAGGCCAGCGCGCCCAAGGCGGGCAGGAAGACGACCAGCGTCAGGAGCGTAGTGTATTGATTGGACATAGGCCGGAGGTCAGAGGTCGGAGGTCGGAGGTCGGAGGTCGGATTGTTGGAGTTCAGCCTTTAGGCGGCGGCAGGCTAAAGCCTGAACTCCAACTATTGGTCAATGGTCAGGGGCTGGACGCACCCCATGCCGAATTCCAGAAGAAGCTGATTAGGATGAATAGGCCGACGGTGCCAACCACGATCAGCACCACGTATTGCCGCAGCCGGCCCGTCTGCACGCCGCGCAGCCGCAGGCCGGTCGAATGAATCCAGCGGGCCGTCGCATTGACCAATCCATCGACGAACAGCCGATCGATCAAGTCGTCGAGCACCGAGACGCTGCGCACGGCGAGCGCGCAGCCGTTGATGAACGGGTCGATCACTTGTTTGTCGAAATCGGCCACGCGGCGCGAAACGAACATCACCGGGCGGACGAAGATCGTTTGATACAACTCGTCGAAATACCACTTGTTCCACAGCAGCCGGTAGATCCAGCGGAACTGATTGCAAATCTCGTCGGGGTTGAGCAGTTTCCAGGCGTAAATCACCGTGGCGAGCAAAAAGCCGGCCAGCGCCGTCGTGCTCGCGACCATCGTTGCGGAGATGTGCACCGCTACTTCGTGGCTCAGATGCTCCGCCGGGTGAACGAGCCAAGGCATGAAGACGCCGCCGTTGATCGTGGCGGCAGTCCCCGCTGGCCGCGCTTGTTCCAAAAGATCAGGCACACCGAAAATCGGCCAGCCGATGCAAACGGCAAATACCGCCAGCACGACCAGCGGGATATACATCACCTTCGGCGATTCATGGACATGATCGTGGACATGATGATCGCGAGGCGCACCGACGAACGTCATGTACCACAGTCGGAACATGTAGAATGCCGTGACCGATGCCCCGGCGGCGGCCACAAAAAAGAACACGCCGCACAACGGATTCGGATTGCTGTTCTTGAACGACAAAGTTTGGGCGATGATCGAGTCCTTGGAGTAATAGCCGCTCAGGCCG
The nucleotide sequence above comes from Pirellulales bacterium. Encoded proteins:
- a CDS encoding NADH-quinone oxidoreductase subunit M, whose amino-acid sequence is MSNQYTTLLTLVVFLPALGALALAFFPKDRPEAMRLFSLIVTGAVFLLTVLLAWPSASGANGAAGSTGFSVGQAAMQDTFSLPWISSFKIFYFMGLDGISLPLVLLTSFLSMLAMAASWPITKAMRAYCILFLLLETGMLGVFLALDFFLFYVFWEVMLLPMYFLIGVWGGPRREYAAIKFFLYTLLGSVFMLIAILMLYFNSDLRLLSADQLVVAKVADTPEAASSIRSSTEPQHTFNILALTKMGQLAESPFSGEMVDGKYIHKPLLWGKNLQWWAFLLLFIGFAIKVPAVPLHTWLPDAHVEAPTPISMILAGVLLKMGGYGIIRICYPICPDAGYDLAWFVCGVGVVSMIYGAFAAMAQKDFKRLVAYSSVSHMGYVVLGLGVWSATRKYDFNPDYWAQGVNGAMFQMIAHGISSAGMFFLVGVIYDRVHHRNLDQFGGLFAKMPVYSGIAIGIFFAGLGLPGLCGFIGEVLVTLSVWNFSHTLAVLSASVVILTAGYILWTIQRVYLGPEYKGPHGDHLTPMTRRELAIAAPLLAFAILLGVYPQAIFNYMTPSVNKSVTDLAEWTKTVKDAPTESGGTTASAELRTSATLAAETASAHHN